The following proteins are co-located in the Vigna angularis cultivar LongXiaoDou No.4 chromosome 2, ASM1680809v1, whole genome shotgun sequence genome:
- the LOC108322427 gene encoding uncharacterized protein LOC108322427, translating into MKPIDDKQEKVTIRAVSRDEEGRKRVEKREVNTHNADTLKYVEKKLINKGIQRQDRHPADGIGIGRPPPKSGHGGKFTWEGPSDMAENELMAAPAAIDEGDPNYEDGEEKGEEVAELVVGEVEVAKVGQEHDGVARVDIDPRLKVN; encoded by the coding sequence ATGAAGCCAATTGACGATAAACAAGAGAAGGTGACTATCAGAGCGGTGAGCCGCGACGAGGAAGGAAGAAAGAGGGTTGAGAAGAGAGAGGTCAACACACACAACGCTGACACCCTAAAGTACGTCGAGAAGAAACTCATCAACAAGGGTATCCAGCGCCAGGACCGCCACCCTGCCGACGGCATCGGCATCGGACGACCGCCTCCGAAGTCCGGCCACGGCGGCAAGTTCACTTGGGAGGGCCCCTCTGATATGGCTGAGAACGAGCTCATGGCGGCGCCCGCGGCCATCGACGAGGGGGATCCGAACTATGAAGATGGTGAAGAGAAGGGAGAGGAGGTGGCGGAGTTAGTTGTTGGAGAGGTTGAAGTGGCGAAGGTTGGTCAGGAACACGACGGAGTTGCTAGGGTTGACATTGATCCTCGCCTGAAAGTTAACTAA